Proteins encoded within one genomic window of Ottowia sp. SB7-C50:
- a CDS encoding SulP family inorganic anion transporter, producing the protein MRSALARRLPFLHWPRPTAALLRGEALAGLTVGLMVIPQGVAYAQLAGMPLVTGIYASLLPALVAVLFSASARLSVGPTALTCLMVFTSLMPLAEPGSPQWVELAVWLALLSGLLQVALGLFRFGWLLNLINSPVLMAFTQAAAVLIITSQLPALLGFRVGWTEMLRQPAIDPLATAFGLAALAVLMMARRWKPTFPGVLLIVAVAAALSYVTGFATRGGAVVGPLPRGLPTPYLPGWPGWHVLGQLVLPTLVVTLVSFLETASSAKVDSQRKGERWDQDQDLIGQGLAKIASGFSGAFATSSSFSRSALNLYAGAQTGWATIFSVGVVLLALLLFTPVLRFVPQAVLAAIVVAAVLGLIRPREFARLWRISRVETAIAAATFVVTLAAAPALYWGVLTGVLMSLSLFLYQRLHPRIIEVGLHPDGSLRDRHLWHLSPLAPHTYALRMDAALDFAAASRFERNLTEYLTAHPDTRHVCLFAQPINRVDATGAEVFARVLHLLHTREITLHIAGMKLPAERVLTAAGALAPDPLLRHYRTDAEALAAMRAIAEALRTQPADLPAMAI; encoded by the coding sequence ATGCGTTCTGCCCTCGCCCGCCGCCTGCCCTTCCTGCACTGGCCACGCCCCACGGCGGCGCTGCTGCGGGGCGAAGCGCTGGCCGGCCTCACGGTCGGGCTGATGGTGATTCCGCAGGGCGTGGCCTACGCGCAACTGGCGGGCATGCCGCTGGTCACGGGCATCTACGCGTCGCTGCTGCCGGCGCTGGTGGCGGTGCTGTTTTCGGCCTCGGCGCGGCTGTCGGTGGGGCCGACGGCGCTGACCTGCCTGATGGTGTTCACCTCGCTCATGCCGCTGGCCGAGCCGGGCAGCCCGCAGTGGGTGGAGCTGGCGGTGTGGCTGGCGCTGCTGTCGGGGCTGCTGCAGGTCGCGCTGGGCCTGTTCAGGTTCGGCTGGCTGCTGAACCTGATCAATTCGCCGGTGCTGATGGCGTTCACGCAGGCGGCGGCGGTGCTCATCATCACCTCGCAGCTGCCGGCCCTGCTGGGCTTTCGCGTGGGCTGGACCGAGATGCTGCGCCAGCCCGCCATCGACCCGCTGGCCACGGCCTTCGGCCTGGCCGCGCTGGCCGTGCTGATGATGGCGCGGCGCTGGAAGCCGACCTTCCCCGGCGTGCTGCTCATCGTGGCCGTGGCGGCGGCACTGAGCTACGTCACCGGCTTTGCCACGCGCGGTGGCGCGGTGGTGGGGCCGCTGCCGCGCGGGCTGCCGACGCCGTACCTGCCCGGCTGGCCGGGCTGGCATGTGCTGGGGCAACTGGTGCTGCCGACGCTGGTGGTGACGCTGGTGAGCTTTCTCGAAACCGCGTCCAGCGCCAAGGTGGACAGCCAGCGCAAGGGCGAGCGCTGGGACCAGGACCAGGACCTGATCGGCCAGGGGCTGGCCAAGATCGCGTCGGGCTTTTCGGGTGCGTTTGCCACCAGCTCGTCGTTTTCGCGCTCGGCGCTCAACCTGTACGCGGGGGCGCAGACCGGCTGGGCGACGATCTTCTCGGTGGGCGTGGTGCTGCTGGCGCTGCTGCTGTTCACGCCCGTGCTGCGCTTCGTGCCGCAGGCGGTGCTGGCGGCCATCGTGGTGGCGGCCGTGCTGGGCTTGATCCGGCCACGCGAATTTGCGCGCCTGTGGCGCATCTCGCGCGTCGAAACGGCCATTGCCGCCGCGACCTTCGTCGTCACCCTGGCGGCGGCGCCGGCGCTTTACTGGGGTGTGCTGACGGGGGTGCTGATGTCGCTGTCGCTGTTTCTCTACCAGCGGCTGCACCCGCGCATCATCGAAGTCGGCCTGCACCCCGACGGCAGCCTGCGCGACCGGCACCTGTGGCACCTGTCGCCACTGGCGCCGCACACCTATGCGCTGCGAATGGACGCCGCGCTCGACTTCGCCGCTGCCAGCCGCTTCGAGCGCAACCTGACCGAATACCTGACGGCGCACCCCGATACGCGCCACGTGTGCCTGTTCGCCCAGCCGATCAACCGGGTCGACGCCACGGGTGCCGAGGTGTTTGCCCGCGTGCTGCACCTGCTGCACACCCGAGAGATCACGCTGCACATTGCCGGCATGAAGCTGCCGGCCGAGCGCGTGCTGACCGCCGCCGGCGCCCTGGCGCCCGACCCGCTGCTGCGCCACTACCGCACCGACGCCGAAGCCCTGGCGGCCATGCGCGCCATCGCCGAAGCACTGCGCACGCAACCCGCCGACCTGCCGGCGATGGCCATCTGA
- a CDS encoding BLUF domain-containing protein: MLVRLLYASRAVDATPAVIESILGTARQHNQDSGITGILVYGGGIFMQAIEGGRRAISDLYGTIQRDPRHKDVVLLHYEEIVERRFGGWTMGLVDTTRVNASVLLKYSERAVLDPYAVSGKVSLALLEELMATASIVGHT; encoded by the coding sequence ATGCTCGTACGCCTGCTCTACGCCAGCCGCGCGGTCGACGCCACGCCGGCGGTCATTGAAAGCATCCTTGGCACCGCGCGCCAGCACAACCAGGACAGCGGCATCACCGGCATCCTGGTGTATGGCGGCGGCATCTTCATGCAGGCCATCGAAGGCGGCCGCCGGGCGATCAGCGACCTGTACGGCACCATCCAGCGCGATCCGCGCCATAAGGACGTGGTGCTGCTGCACTACGAGGAAATCGTCGAGCGCCGCTTCGGCGGCTGGACGATGGGCCTGGTCGACACCACCCGCGTCAACGCCAGCGTGCTGCTGAAGTATTCGGAGCGCGCCGTGCTGGACCCCTACGCGGTGTCTGGCAAGGTGTCGCTGGCCTTGCTGGAAGAGCTGATGGCGACGGCCAGCATCGTTGGGCATACGTGA
- the folE gene encoding GTP cyclohydrolase I, with protein sequence MKPQPDLPAAAPAEDEGTPVSVKIRERLQAARRRFNANDNIADFVEPGELEKLLDEVTVKMEGVLDSLVIDTSRDHNTADTARRVAKMYVNEVFRGRYVQPPTITEFPNAERLNELMIVGPITVRSACSHHFCPVIGQVWIGVMPNEHTNVIGLSKYARLAEWVMGRPQIQEEAVVQLADLIQHKTKPDGLAIVMQATHYCMAWRGVKDMDSKMINSVMRGVFLKDANLRREFLSLIPQKT encoded by the coding sequence ATGAAACCCCAACCCGATCTTCCAGCGGCGGCGCCAGCCGAAGACGAAGGCACGCCCGTCTCGGTCAAGATCCGCGAGCGCCTGCAGGCCGCGCGGCGCCGATTCAACGCCAACGACAACATCGCCGATTTCGTCGAGCCTGGCGAACTTGAAAAGCTGCTCGACGAAGTCACCGTCAAGATGGAGGGCGTGCTCGACAGCCTGGTGATCGACACCTCGCGCGACCACAACACCGCCGACACGGCGCGCCGCGTGGCCAAGATGTACGTCAACGAAGTGTTCCGCGGCCGCTATGTGCAGCCGCCAACCATCACCGAGTTTCCCAACGCCGAGCGCCTGAACGAGCTGATGATCGTCGGCCCGATCACCGTGCGTTCGGCCTGCAGCCACCATTTCTGCCCCGTCATCGGGCAGGTCTGGATCGGCGTGATGCCCAACGAGCACACCAACGTCATCGGCCTGTCCAAGTACGCGCGGCTGGCCGAATGGGTGATGGGCCGCCCGCAGATCCAGGAAGAGGCCGTGGTGCAGCTGGCCGACCTGATCCAGCACAAGACCAAGCCCGACGGCCTGGCCATCGTGATGCAGGCCACGCACTATTGCATGGCGTGGCGCGGCGTCAAGGACATGGACAGCAAGATGATCAACTCCGTCATGCGCGGGGTGTTCCTGAAAGACGCCAACCTGCGGCGCGAGTTTCTTTCCCTCATTCCCCAGAAGACCTGA
- a CDS encoding endonuclease/exonuclease/phosphatase family protein, whose translation MDSTLGGPHDVLRVATYNIHKGVQGMGPARRLEIHNLALAIETLDADIVCLQEVRATNRREATYFTGWPELPQAEFLAPEGYQAVYRTNAITRDGEHGNALLSRWPIVQHRHEDMSDHRFEQRGLLHVEIDVAGVSVHAIVVHFGLIPASRVRQTDQLKRYIAREIPLDAPVVVAGDFNDWGTRVRRLLHVDSLHAFEGRRTLTYPSRFPVAQLDHIYARGMRPLSLAAPRGRVWSRMSDHLPLIAEFDLLGQHAT comes from the coding sequence ATGGACTCGACCTTGGGTGGGCCGCACGACGTGCTGCGCGTGGCCACCTACAACATCCACAAGGGTGTGCAGGGCATGGGGCCCGCGCGGCGGCTCGAAATCCACAACCTGGCGCTGGCCATCGAAACGCTGGACGCGGACATCGTCTGCCTGCAGGAAGTGCGCGCCACGAACCGGCGCGAAGCCACCTACTTCACCGGCTGGCCCGAGCTGCCGCAGGCCGAGTTTCTGGCGCCCGAGGGCTACCAGGCCGTCTACCGCACCAATGCCATCACGCGCGACGGCGAACACGGCAACGCGCTGCTGTCGCGCTGGCCCATCGTGCAGCACCGGCACGAGGACATGTCCGACCACCGCTTTGAGCAGCGCGGCCTGCTGCACGTCGAGATCGACGTGGCCGGCGTCAGCGTGCACGCCATCGTGGTGCACTTCGGGCTGATCCCGGCCAGCCGCGTGCGCCAGACCGACCAGCTCAAGCGCTACATCGCCCGCGAGATTCCGCTCGACGCGCCGGTCGTGGTGGCGGGTGACTTCAACGACTGGGGCACGCGGGTGCGCCGGCTGCTGCACGTCGATTCGCTGCACGCCTTCGAGGGCCGGCGCACGCTGACCTATCCGTCGCGCTTTCCGGTGGCCCAGCTGGACCACATCTACGCGCGCGGCATGCGGCCCCTGAGCCTGGCCGCGCCGCGCGGGCGCGTGTGGAGCCGCATGTCGGACCACCTGCCGCTGATCGCGGAGTTCGACCTGCTTGGCCAGCATGCTACATAA